TTGTAACTTAAACCACGTTTAACATCTCACAtcagaacagaaaataacaaaaagcagaatatggtCCCTTTAAgtatagttatgtttgagtcGTACCCTGGAGCACTGCAGTAGCTGCAGCAGAGGTCCGTCAGCCAGAACAGCCACCCAATGAGCCGGCAGCACCGTCTTCCTCAGCTCCTGCAGCAGCCGCGACAAGCGCCGCCCACATGTGACCTCATCACCGCCGCCGCTGCCTCCTAACAGGCTGAATGACCCCGagctctgaaaaaaaagaaaacaaacaggaagttataAAGTctggtttcatgttttttatgtgccGACTGAACATGACTCCACAGCTCCACTGACCAATGAAATGTCGTCATGGGCTGTGACATCATCGGTGACCTCTGCGATTCCAGAAAGACTTGATGCCGCCGTAAGCGTCTCCTCGTTGGAGTGGAGCCCCGGCATCTCCACCTGGATCTCGTAGTACTTTCCCTCCTCCGTCACTCCTTCACcgcactcctcctcctcctcctccttcatccctcctgctgcctcctcttcctcctccatcgTCCCTCcgtcctctctctgtcctcccttcCCTCCTGTCCTCCCGTACTCATGGATGTccaccgcctcctcctcctctttgggctggagggagggaggaggagcagctggaggagggATGAAGGTGAGGCCTGTGGACGTGTGGAGGACTGAACCCTCCTGGACACAGACGACACATTTGTATTAAATATTAGTTGGATGAAGACAAACCAGGTCGAGCTCAGCAGGTAGACTCAACCagttttttaaggatttttcaTTAAAGGGTCAATAAGCAGCGGAACAACAGGTCTGTATGTTTGTTAATCTATAACTAATCTATTCTATATCTATGATGATACTAATCTCATAGTTACTCACAATGATTTCAAAGCACTAATCCAGTATGCAAACAACGGGATGTCCCTCATCTCTAAATGGTTTCGGATGAACAAACGGAGTTATTGTAGATGAAAGACTAacttggaaaaaacatattgaacATGTTTGCAAAAGGTCAATGAAAATGATTCATCCTTCTTCTTATTTAACTCTGTATTATCATCTAATCTATCCATATATCAGTTATTGTAATATTGTTTGGGCTGCTACATGTTCTTCACACCTCAATCAGTTATTTTTAAtccaaaaaagttttttaagaTTTCAAACTCTACTAGCCAAGAGCCATCTGCACCTTTTTGTTTAGGAAATTTAAAATTTTGTCAATTTATTCTGTAAATACTCTTCTAACATGCGTGTTTATGTTTAAATTCATAAATCACTGACAAAAACCTTCCAGATATATTTCACAATTTTGTCCTTTTATCGTCAGACATTCACTCTTATTCAACGAGGCGATCAAAGGACTTTCGTTTACTTTATTCTCACACTTACAATCATCAGTTTTTTATCAAATGTAGAGGAATTCACTAAGTACAACTTTGAAGTCGTCGTCttctttaataacatttaaaacacatttaaaaaaatatcttttatttaaacAGAATTTTGTGTGACTGGGTTTATATTACACCTCTTGCACATTTAAAGTgttgttttacttattttttcttttctttctttttctcttgttttttgctATAAACGTTTCTTTGTCTATTTGATGTTAAACTGTTTTATGACTTGTTGAAACGAAGTTCAGGACTTTGTATAAGCTCTCTGGGcacaatttaatataatttttactgtgaaatatttttattgtaacctttgtgcaaataaaaaatactaaaattctaTCTATAACTCTGTTGAgcaggaaattgtgattttgcCGTTTCAATAATTGATGCAAATTCGCTGCAATATTTGCAAGAGTTTGCAATTTCGCTAAATTACAACAACTTTACCACATAAAAACCAAATCAACAGACGGTTTGTGATTTGAACCACTTGTTGCATTAAATGTTGTGGTAACTTGCATCATCGCAGCGCGTTCAGGTGGAAGAAGATAAATCTCAtctgcaaacaaaaacaattccCAAATGAGGTTTAAATTCAGttagaaagaagaaaaccagCTGATGTTGTTCAGACAGTGAAGATGGACGTAATCTACCTCAAATATAAACATTGacactatatttttatattaatcgATTTATTAGTGTTGCACCTCTGTTGAGTCCTTCTGAGGGTTGaactacgaagcaagttcaacatatccaggCTTTTTTGTGTGAGCTAGctcgacaaaccctaaactcgAGATCAAAGATAAGTGGTATCATGACGGTGGttatgaactttctttgttaactcagTGTAACTTTGTTACACTCTAAACTGTATGTTCACTCCCCTCTCCTGAGTTCTCCActcatctccccacctgcacctcatctcctcgttagttcagttactttttaagccctggttttctgttcagtccttgttggatcatttgttctgtTCGCCCTGTTTTGTCCTGATCACCGTAAGAATAAAGAAGGGTTTTGTCAACCCTGCATGTCAATTTCTGCGTTTGGATTCATTCCTGCTTCTCCCACATGACAGAGCTCGTttttctcatgttcagaaaataaaacaaattagcAGTGAAgtacagtataaataaataactaaatatagATTCTGTGATATGCAGAATGCTTTTTATCAAAGGAAGTGATaacatatgactcttcattaATCGTAgttttagaatttttttctcaattcccacaattttactgcaataagagcacataaaacattgcaaattgtaTCACAATTTTTGAGGAAAGACGCtgcaaaattaaacatttttggccgtttaatcacaaaaaaatcctggagggactgaaaCAACAAGGCATGTCATAGTATTAAAAACCAAAGCATGTGTTTGAgagtaaaactgtcaaaaataagacaataaattaaaataaataaattgtaaatattacaacattatcagaattttaaaaaacaagataaattaaCATGAAATCAGTCTTCAGTTTAAATTAAAGGTCAATACATTCAGGATCTATTAGTTAGTTTTACATTTCAGCTCTTTTGCAGATTTTAAATTCATTCACTGTAGGAATTTATAAAACCATTAGAAGTGGGaggatttttataaatttggcTTTGTGTAATATTTCATCATTATGAGAATTGTGTTAATCAGCAGATtttctcatgtgtgtgtgtgtgtgtgtgtgtgtgtgagtgtgtgtgtgtgtgtgtgtgtgtgtgtgcgtgtgtgtgtgtgtgtgtgcgtgtgtgtgtgtgttacctgagGCAGCAGTGCTGACAGACTGTTGAGGGTGGAATCAGAGAGGATGCTGGGAGAAAAATGGCTGCCGTCCAGAGTCAAATTCAGctgcattaaaaataaatagaaacaagTGAGAAGCAGAAAAACCAagactgcaactaacgattattacTATTATCAATTAAGTGATTTAAGtataaaacatcagataacAAAATGactaagtacagttttgaggtacttgtactttacttgagtatttccatgtgatgctactttctacgtttcagagggaaatattgtactttctactccactacatttatttgacagctttagttacttttcagatgaagatttgacacaatggataatataacaagcttttaaaatacaacacattgttaaagatgaaaccagtggtttccaacctttttggcttttgacgtcttacaaaaagcagtgtgtagtcggggtcacatttcacatgtctatgagttgttaacagctccaccaaatagtgatttttccctctaaacttctcacatgctttcatttcaataaatgttcaaatgatccaatatttcagcaaaaatcaaagattagagaaaaagtccaaaaactgaaaacagatttgtgtatcagaactttgttttttcttctttcctctcccattaatcatctcaccacccctcagatttatctgctgaccctttggaggggccccgacccctaggttgggaaccactggactaaactagctaactgtatataaagtagtgtaaactagctccacctccagcagctacaacagtaacatgctgctctaacactgatgcttcactattaataatctaatgatgtcatatataataatatatcagtcagagggaccaaaccactacttttactgcaatactttaactacatcaagctcagaatacttatgtacttttactgcaatactttaactacatcaagctcataatacttatgtacttttactgcaatactttaactacatcaagctcataatacttatgtacttttactgcaatactttgaCTACAtcgagctcataatacttatgtacttttactgcaatactttaactacatcaagctcataatacttatgtacttttactgcaatactttaactacatcaagctcataatacttatgtacttttactgcaatactttgaCTACAtcgagctcataatacttatgtacttttactgcaatactttaactacatcaagctcataatacttatgtacttctACTgtagtaaaggatctgaatacttcttccaccactggctgCAGTCATCTCTcctcatgtttcctgtctgtttctctaaatgcacaaaatatactaaaaaacataataaagttACAGTTTAGAAAGTGTGTTATATCATTGAGGTTTGTGTTACCTGTATGTTTGTCCCATTCAGCAGCTCTGCAGTTCCACTGACCAGTGTGAAGGCAGGAAACTgaatataacaaaaacaaaaaaaagttaaattcagaaacatctgaacacatttcacatcattaaaggacagattcacaattttcaaatgagtcttaaaccaacagtcaggagcccaaatgaacattaaagctgtttttcttgctgtaatcattcctcctgttcatactgaccattagaagatcccttcataatgaccttacaatggaagtgatggaggacaaaacccacagtcctccttctgtgcaaaaatgtatttaaaagtttatctttaattaagattaattaattaatctctCCACTGTGTATCTGTATGAAATGCTGATGTCACCTGATGGTTGGTACCTGAGGTGGGTGTGTCTCTTTCTTTGGCTCCTCTTCctgcatcttcttcttctccatttCTTCTGTCTCCCTCAGCAGCTCAGGAgtccactcctcctcctctgactgTCTCCTCTTTGCTCTCCTTCTTGCCCAGAGCCaccacctcctcttcttcttcacctcctGCAACACAACAGAGTCGGCTCGAGTCGGGTTGACAGACACACCGACAAACAGCTGACCATCAGCAGAGTCGTCAGTACAGAGAAGAAGTGACTGTTTGTCAGGTCAGAAACAACGATCTGAACCAGCACACGTTCTCAGCAGGATGAGAAAACATCTGGAGACTCTGCAGGAACTTCATCTGTAACTTCAGGTGTTTCCACTGTCAGGTTTCTCTCAGTGGGAACGAACGCAACAGCTGGTTTACAACATTACAAACCATACAGGACGTGTGTTTAGAGGAAGAACTCTGTGTCAACATCTAGTTTAAAGACTTAGTTTTAGTTTCTATCGAGCTCGTtagttgtaaagttgtgttttatcaaactgcaaacagaaaaCTGAGGAACAGGTCGTATTATTCCATCATAGGAGGactgtaaggctgcaaccaactattattttctttaatgatCCATTGATGGTCGACTGTATGAAATATTGATCATTGAAGCTGAAGTGAACAtattcagatgtcttgtttagtctgagcaagttaaaaacacaaagatgttgagtttactgtcacagGAAACTAGAAAActagtaaatattcacatttgagaagctgctagtggagatttttttttacttaaatgacTAATTAACTATCAAACTTGTTGctaattaattcatttcagcTCTAGAGTACTACCATGTGTAGTGGGGGGTCAACAGGGGCCAACAGGAGGTTCGTCTGGACCTTCAGGGCAGCTCTGAGACCTGGTCTGGAATCTCTGTTCTCTGTTAAACTAATAATCTTCTAATCATTTAACTATACtaatgtttaaatgtaaaatgaaatgaaatgtaaaagaaaatctatCAGTGACACAACTGAACTTCTCTCACAACACAACACCAGATAAAGATCAGAACGGCGTCGTGTATCTGAGACGAACTCAGTGGAAACATGAGATGTTACGGTTAGAAGAAGGATGTGATGAAGGACAGAAGTCTTCTCGTTTatttgaaacataaaaacaacttcATACACGTAGACGTTGTAACGTCTGCggtgtgaaacacaaactgagctGCTCTGTAccgtctcttcttcttcttctttacacTTCGTCTTCAGATGCGTCCAGCCTCTCTCTCGGTTTATCTTCGCTTTGTTTTTCCCAAACTGCCGCCACcacctcctcatcttcctcatctcCATCTGTAGTAGAAacacagtagagtagagtagagtagtgGGATGAGGGACAGAAGAAGAGACTAGAATAAAATAGAGTAAAAAACAGactagaaagaagaagaaaacacccacctcctcttcttctgtggtgtctTTCTGACATGTCTGTCTCCTCCCCTGATGACGGCGATGGGGTCGAGTTGGCGTGGTCATCGTGGTCAGTGTGTTCGCCGGGGTTGCCATGGTCACCGTGCTCAGTGTGTTCACCGAGGTCGCCGTGGTCACAGTGTTCGCCAGGATTACTGTGGTAACCGTATTCGCCAGGGTTGCCGTGGTAACCTCCTCCTTTGCAGCCTCGATGGTTTTCAGTGGTTTGGGTCTGATCTTCTTGGTCTCCTGAGGACAcgaggacacaaacacacacacacacacacacacacacacacacacacacagagctgcagttccCGTGCTGACCAGCAGGCGGCGGCGTTGTGTGATGACGACAGAGACTCACCACCACCAGACAGACTCTCAGCTGACACCTCTGCTTCCTTGTCGCCGGACCGCCAAACTTCCTCTTATCCAGGCAGTTAATACATTTCCCACAATCCTCTCTGAGGCAGGCCGTGCACTTCCTGCAGGCACCCTGACGCTTTGTCATCTGcaaggaggtcagaggtcagaggtcatcactgctgggagtgtgtgtgtgtgtgtacgtgtgtgtgtgtcctctcacACTCACTGTTATCGGCTTCGGTGAGGTCTCCTTCATCCTCGTCTTCATCTAGAGGACCAATCACAAGACGGCAGCGGGTCACATGGTGGAGGAGAGACAGGTTATTGGTTACAGCAAGTTTTTGACTTTATTTGTTTACCTTTCAAACTGGTTCTattaaaagtctgctgaatTAGCTTTTAGCATTTCCTGTTTGCAGCGTAAACAAGCTAAACGATCTAATACTGTAAGAACaaatctatttattttcc
This window of the Thunnus albacares chromosome 5, fThuAlb1.1, whole genome shotgun sequence genome carries:
- the LOC122981738 gene encoding DNA ligase 1-like isoform X1, whose product is MEVIPLDELSLGAGLVVQADMKEQETPSRSIRGAVAMDTEAEEKRRKREERWMKLYPEIKKCVIVITRPSPEKLAMLKLKEERREEEEEEEVEEEEEKGGGRSGDPEPDCDWMKPLELNDIGDRRFVKKVEVKVSHAPANRRGKPCGDVLRLRHDDVTTDPAHRRQLRSRSVNNSQSTTEHNYSVVATPVKDDPDGDTPNSQSQDASLSPSCGQKDSGSSEKKKPPNIVFKKVDGDQWVLGRSKVKKEKEEEEEEEDGGSSISDASQPEVKKKRERWLWAQRKAKKRQSEEDVWTPELPKMKTRMKETSPKPITMTKRQGACRKCTACLREDCGKCINCLDKRKFGGPATRKQRCQLRVCLVVETKKIRPKPLKTIEAAKEEVTTATLANTVTTVILANTVTTATSVNTLSTVTMATPANTLTTMTTPTRPHRRHQGRRQTCQKDTTEEEEMEMRKMRRWWRQFGKNKAKINRERGWTHLKTKCKEEEEETEVKKKRRWWLWARRRAKRRQSEEEEWTPELLRETEEMEKKKMQEEEPKKETHPPQFPAFTLVSGTAELLNGTNIQLNLTLDGSHFSPSILSDSTLNSLSALLPQEGSVLHTSTGLTFIPPPAAPPPSLQPKEEEEAVDIHEYGRTGGKGGQREDGGTMEEEEEAAGGMKEEEEEECGEGVTEEGKYYEIQVEMPGLHSNEETLTAASSLSGIAEVTDDVTAHDDISLSSGSFSLLGGSGGGDEVTCGRRLSRLLQELRKTVLPAHWVAVLADGPLLQLLQCSRLSSMLTTIIHIQPDLCFFITVENQLLPDTHTLYQTHTQRITRLSQLVSLLLELEGFVVCRDSRVRSCHLLVTAPRLTCLPCRLGDEGEEDEEEEDDEEEEVEEDISDKQS
- the LOC122981738 gene encoding DNA ligase 1-like isoform X2, with product MEVIPLDELSLGAGLVVQDMKEQETPSRSIRGAVAMDTEAEEKRRKREERWMKLYPEIKKCVIVITRPSPEKLAMLKLKEERREEEEEEEVEEEEEKGGGRSGDPEPDCDWMKPLELNDIGDRRFVKKVEVKVSHAPANRRGKPCGDVLRLRHDDVTTDPAHRRQLRSRSVNNSQSTTEHNYSVVATPVKDDPDGDTPNSQSQDASLSPSCGQKDSGSSEKKKPPNIVFKKVDGDQWVLGRSKVKKEKEEEEEEEDGGSSISDASQPEVKKKRERWLWAQRKAKKRQSEEDVWTPELPKMKTRMKETSPKPITMTKRQGACRKCTACLREDCGKCINCLDKRKFGGPATRKQRCQLRVCLVVETKKIRPKPLKTIEAAKEEVTTATLANTVTTVILANTVTTATSVNTLSTVTMATPANTLTTMTTPTRPHRRHQGRRQTCQKDTTEEEEMEMRKMRRWWRQFGKNKAKINRERGWTHLKTKCKEEEEETEVKKKRRWWLWARRRAKRRQSEEEEWTPELLRETEEMEKKKMQEEEPKKETHPPQFPAFTLVSGTAELLNGTNIQLNLTLDGSHFSPSILSDSTLNSLSALLPQEGSVLHTSTGLTFIPPPAAPPPSLQPKEEEEAVDIHEYGRTGGKGGQREDGGTMEEEEEAAGGMKEEEEEECGEGVTEEGKYYEIQVEMPGLHSNEETLTAASSLSGIAEVTDDVTAHDDISLSSGSFSLLGGSGGGDEVTCGRRLSRLLQELRKTVLPAHWVAVLADGPLLQLLQCSRLSSMLTTIIHIQPDLCFFITVENQLLPDTHTLYQTHTQRITRLSQLVSLLLELEGFVVCRDSRVRSCHLLVTAPRLTCLPCRLGDEGEEDEEEEDDEEEEVEEDISDKQS